From the Chryseobacterium fluminis genome, the window GTAAATTTTACTTGATGTCTCGTTGAAAGGGTAGGAGAGTTTAAATTTTATTAAGATAATTTTAGATTCTTTTTACTACTATTTACCAAAATTCCTAACCCTAGTCAGAGCCTTAGCAAAAACAAAAAACCTCACAACAGAGTTGCAAGGTTTATGTGAGCGCGAAAGGATTCGAACCTTTGACCGTCTGCTTAGAAGGCAGATGCTCTATCCAGCTGAGCTACGCACCCATTGGGTTGATTCTCGCTTAGTCAGTTAAAATAAGCGCGTTAAATGTCGGGGCGGCAGGATTCGAACCTGCGACCTCCTGGTCCCAAACCAGGCGCGATGACCGGACTACGCTACGCCCCGAAAAGATATATAAAAGCGGAGGGTAAGGGATTCGAACCCTTGCGACACTTTCGCGTCGACAGTTTAGCAAACTGCTCCATTAACCACTCTGGCAACCCTCCTGTTTATCTCGTTTTTTAATGATCGTTGTTCCGTTATTGCGAGTGCAAATATAGAACAGATTTCTTTATATACCAAATATTTTTCAAGAAAAATTTGTGTATTTTTGAGCTAATAAATGATTAAAAAATTAAACTAATGCGTAAGACATTATATATCATCGGATTAAGTACATTTGTTTTTTCGTGTACTTCACAGAAAAATGTGACGAAAAGTTCATATAAGCCCAAAAACCCAGTGACACAGCCGAAAACTGCTGTAAAGCCCCAAACTCCGGAGAAGCCGAAAGCGCAGATTACCAATGATCGCGGCGTGGAATTTTATACCACCAATATTGCAGATATTACAAAAAATGATAATACGGCCAGTTACGGGTCCATCGTCTCTGCAAAACCTGCAGGATATAAAGTGGTAAAAACCTATTTTCCTGCCATTGCGCAGAATTTCAGACAGCGATATCTCATTCTGCATTATACGGCACTTCCGGATGACAAATCCATTACCGTGCTTACCCAGCAGTCGGTGAGTGCACATTATCTGGTTAATAATACCGGAGATAATGAAATCTATCAGCTGGTAGATGAAAACAAACGTTCTTATCACGCCGGGGTAAGTGCCTGGAGAAATGATAAAAACCTTAACGATACCTCGAT encodes:
- a CDS encoding N-acetylmuramoyl-L-alanine amidase — protein: MRKTLYIIGLSTFVFSCTSQKNVTKSSYKPKNPVTQPKTAVKPQTPEKPKAQITNDRGVEFYTTNIADITKNDNTASYGSIVSAKPAGYKVVKTYFPAIAQNFRQRYLILHYTALPDDKSITVLTQQSVSAHYLVNNTGDNEIYQLVDENKRSYHAGVSAWRNDKNLNDTSIGIEIVNTGYTVDAAGKRIFAVFSDDQVKKVAALAKDIVTRYNIPPTNVLAHSDIAPTRKQDPGPTFPWKKLYDEYQIGMWYDEASKQNFISLGQVDFTAKYNEPSFVYSVQTALQKFGYALDLSGQWDDMTKKTIEAFQYHFRPQNYDGIMDIETWAILQSLNQKYPVK